Proteins co-encoded in one Candidatus Bathyarchaeia archaeon genomic window:
- a CDS encoding type II secretion system F family protein — MSLIDPIAPSLGPLGQLLATNSNDIISIGLGLLALVSFGLYKTKASIFETSKAWVGATVVLSILTILFRGMGAICGCTWYTDPNTGAIQQLVPLTYLLIAGSFFAIIYNFNVPALKKYKWFISIPLSVPLSIVSNILFPLIATTPPWLVIEIIILAPAGAIYSSFVYEKAVLHMGDYRTRLRRFFEQTEKGGKGKGGVALPPEKQGFSYFTYGLLGRKIGRLLPIFGGLKQVMSLAGMKMGYKAYVSSMVFFALVGGGISFFVWFLILNLGLGSAFGLTFSITSVLVSIVLSILFAVMTGAAILGFFYILPFMKVGSRRQHLDQFLPFTSSYMTVLASAGVTPERILRSTSEKDPKFMLSDEIANVIGRIDLLGYDVINALNAEVERSPSTNYQDLLRGFAGVVRTGGDMKKFFQGITDHLFQKRALSVQSFLDTLGIIAETYVLMLIAFPLMLVVMLSIMASIGGNLGGVDVFSFMYLLAFILIPICGVMFLFILDTMQPKG; from the coding sequence ATGAGCCTAATCGATCCGATAGCTCCATCCCTTGGACCGCTAGGTCAACTGCTAGCGACAAACTCCAACGACATAATCTCGATAGGACTGGGACTGCTAGCACTCGTTTCATTTGGCCTTTACAAGACGAAGGCGAGCATTTTTGAGACCAGCAAAGCTTGGGTAGGGGCCACTGTCGTCCTTTCGATCCTTACGATCCTCTTCAGAGGAATGGGTGCCATCTGTGGCTGCACATGGTATACCGATCCAAACACAGGCGCAATCCAACAACTAGTCCCTCTCACCTATCTTCTCATAGCCGGTTCATTCTTTGCGATAATTTACAACTTCAACGTTCCAGCTTTGAAGAAGTACAAGTGGTTCATCAGCATCCCGCTTTCCGTCCCGCTGTCAATCGTATCAAACATACTATTTCCTTTGATCGCAACCACACCCCCCTGGCTCGTCATCGAGATCATCATACTCGCACCCGCTGGCGCAATTTACAGCAGCTTCGTCTACGAGAAAGCCGTACTCCACATGGGAGACTACCGTACAAGACTCCGCCGCTTCTTTGAACAGACAGAAAAGGGCGGCAAGGGCAAGGGAGGTGTCGCGCTTCCACCTGAGAAACAAGGCTTCTCCTATTTCACGTACGGTCTTCTCGGCAGAAAGATAGGCAGACTTCTTCCCATTTTCGGGGGCCTCAAACAGGTCATGTCTCTCGCCGGAATGAAAATGGGCTACAAAGCCTACGTCAGTAGCATGGTATTCTTCGCCTTGGTCGGAGGAGGTATATCCTTCTTCGTATGGTTCCTAATTCTCAACCTCGGTCTTGGAAGCGCTTTCGGTCTCACCTTTTCTATAACCTCGGTCCTGGTGAGCATCGTACTTTCGATCCTGTTCGCCGTAATGACTGGGGCCGCAATTCTCGGATTCTTCTACATTCTTCCATTCATGAAAGTCGGCTCACGCAGACAACACTTAGACCAGTTCTTGCCTTTCACCTCCAGTTACATGACTGTGCTTGCGTCCGCTGGAGTTACCCCTGAGCGAATATTGAGATCCACCTCTGAGAAAGATCCCAAGTTCATGCTATCTGACGAGATAGCCAACGTCATTGGAAGAATCGACTTGCTAGGCTATGACGTCATCAACGCACTAAATGCTGAAGTGGAACGTTCGCCGTCAACGAACTACCAGGACCTTCTACGGGGCTTTGCTGGCGTAGTCCGTACTGGTGGCGACATGAAGAAATTCTTCCAAGGAATAACAGACCACTTGTTCCAGAAACGCGCCCTTTCCGTCCAATCATTCCTCGACACCCTAGGAATCATCGCTGAGACATACGTGCTCATGCTAATCGCCTTCCCACTGATGCTTGTCGTCATGTTGTCAATTATGGCCTCCATCGGTGGAAACCTTGGAGGAGTCGACGTCTTCTCCTTCATGTACCTGCTCGCATTCATACTCATACCAATTTGCGGAGTAATGTTCCTCTTCATACTAGATACGATGCAGCCGAAAGGTTAG